In the Nocardia asteroides genome, TCGAATGGACCGGAGACAGGTCCCGTGGTCTTTCATACCGCCCTCATTACGTGCAGCTCCGAAATTCTCGAATTTTCAATTCGACGGAGCAATGGTCAAGCTATCCTGATTCGACTAGCCGGGGAACCCCGGATTGCCGCCAGTGGGCGACCTCACAGCGCCGCACCGCCCCCTGTGCGCGTCAGCGGATCGGCGGCTCCCCGTTGCTCGTGGCCGGCTCGCCGACGAGCCAGCGCCCGGTCAGCTCGGGGTACCGCTCGGAGACCTCGGCCAGCAGGTCGGGCACGGTGAGCAGCACCCGGTCCGGGCGGGCGGCGACCAGCTCGGCGGGCGCGATGATCGGCACGTCGGTGCCAGGCATCCGCCTGCCCTGCTTGGCGGGCGAGGCGTCGGCCACCCCGGCCACCAGCTCCCGCCGGACCCCCGCCCGGCAGAACAGCGCCACCGCGCGGGACGCGGCGCCGTAGGCGTACACCCGCGCACCGCGGGCCGCCTCCAGTTCCAGTGCGGCGCGCAGCGTCTCGCGCTGGCGGTCGGCCGCGCGCTGCAGCCCGCCGACGAACGCCGGATCCGCCGAGCCCACCTCGCGGGCGAGGACCCGGCGCACCGCGGCGTCCGGCTCGGCCGGGCCGTGCACCGCGGCGATCAGCACCGTGCCGCCGTACAGCCCGAAATCCCAGGCCGTGACGACCGACATCCCGGCCGCGCCGAGCATCGCACGGAGCACCGCCAGGCTGTAGTAGGCGAAATGACCGTGCCGCAACGCATTCCACTGTTCTCCCGCGACGATGGTGTGCACGGGATGGTACTGCACCAGCAACACACCGCCGGGCGCGGTGGCCGCCGCGCGCTCGGCGACGGCGGCGCGCTGGTCACGCTCGTGCATGAGGCCGAAGCAGTCGAGCACCACGTCGGCGGGGGCGGTCGCGGGCGCGAAGCCGCGCGCGGCCAGCAACTCCAGCCAGCTTCCCCCGTGCGGGCTGCCGAACTCGCGCACGGTGCGCCCGCGCAGCAACCCCGCCTCGGCGGCCAGCGCGACCGCCTCGGCGGCCTGCTCGCGCAGCGCCCGCGGCTCGACGCCGCGCGGCTCGGCGGTCTCGGTGTCGTCCGCGGCGAGCTGGGCCAGCCCGCAGGCCGCGCAGAGCGCCATGGCCAGCGGGTGCGCCGCCTCGTCGGCGCGCACCGGCTCGCTCGCGGGCGGGAAGTGGTCGGCGGCGGGCATCC is a window encoding:
- a CDS encoding class I SAM-dependent methyltransferase, giving the protein MSTCLACGGAVLTRVLDLGRMPAADHFPPASEPVRADEAAHPLAMALCAACGLAQLAADDTETAEPRGVEPRALREQAAEAVALAAEAGLLRGRTVREFGSPHGGSWLELLAARGFAPATAPADVVLDCFGLMHERDQRAAVAERAAATAPGGVLLVQYHPVHTIVAGEQWNALRHGHFAYYSLAVLRAMLGAAGMSVVTAWDFGLYGGTVLIAAVHGPAEPDAAVRRVLAREVGSADPAFVGGLQRAADRQRETLRAALELEAARGARVYAYGAASRAVALFCRAGVRRELVAGVADASPAKQGRRMPGTDVPIIAPAELVAARPDRVLLTVPDLLAEVSERYPELTGRWLVGEPATSNGEPPIR